One window from the genome of Bradyrhizobium xenonodulans encodes:
- a CDS encoding long-chain fatty acid--CoA ligase: MQGLMMDMPLLISGLIQYAADYHGEAEVVAREIEGDIHRYTYADAHPRIKRMALALKRLGMTQGDRVGTLAWNTHRHFEMFYAAPGMGYVLHTINPRLFPEQLVYIINHAEDRLLFIDRATLPLVEAIAAQLKTIEAFVVMSSRERMPETRLANVHCYEELLEKENDAGFAWPEFDEKSASTICYTSGTTGNPKGVIYSHRAAILQTMTCCNFDFLPGHVEGVREVMMPMAPLFHGNGWNMPFTAPYTGSKLVLPGRNYEPDKLYELLEGEKVALSAGVPSFWLILLDWLGRTGNKFSTLRATLSSGSAPPRAMVEKLKRDYGVDYIQAWGMTEALGCSMPSLRPGSEHLGDKEKFDRRQVSGRACFGTALRIVDDAGNELPRDGKTVGHLRARGPWVASGYMKLDEGLDRDGWLITGDMAVIDGQGHVTLTDRSKDVIKSGGEWISSIQLEDVALSHPDVLQAAVVAINHEKWQERPLLLVVRKKGATVDGKALLEHMRPKIASWWMPDAVEFLDEFPMTGTGKVLKSALREKFREYRVA, encoded by the coding sequence ATGCAGGGATTGATGATGGATATGCCGCTCCTGATCAGCGGCCTGATCCAGTATGCCGCCGACTATCACGGCGAAGCCGAGGTCGTTGCACGCGAGATCGAGGGCGACATCCACCGCTACACCTATGCGGACGCCCATCCGCGCATCAAGCGCATGGCACTCGCCTTGAAGCGGCTCGGCATGACGCAAGGCGACCGCGTCGGCACGCTGGCCTGGAATACGCACCGCCATTTCGAAATGTTCTATGCCGCGCCGGGCATGGGCTACGTGCTGCACACCATCAACCCGCGGCTGTTTCCGGAGCAGCTCGTCTACATCATCAACCACGCCGAGGACCGGCTGCTGTTCATCGACCGCGCCACGCTGCCGTTGGTCGAGGCGATCGCGGCGCAGCTCAAGACGATCGAGGCCTTCGTCGTGATGTCGTCGCGCGAGCGGATGCCGGAGACGAGGCTTGCCAACGTGCATTGCTACGAGGAGCTTCTCGAGAAGGAGAACGACGCCGGCTTCGCCTGGCCGGAGTTCGACGAAAAATCGGCGTCCACCATCTGCTACACTTCGGGCACGACCGGCAATCCCAAGGGCGTGATCTATTCCCACCGCGCCGCGATCTTGCAAACCATGACCTGCTGCAATTTCGACTTCCTGCCAGGACATGTCGAAGGCGTGCGCGAGGTGATGATGCCGATGGCGCCGCTGTTCCACGGCAACGGCTGGAACATGCCGTTCACCGCGCCCTATACCGGCTCAAAACTGGTGCTGCCAGGCCGCAACTACGAGCCCGACAAGCTCTATGAGCTGCTCGAAGGCGAGAAGGTGGCGCTCTCGGCCGGCGTGCCGAGCTTCTGGCTGATCCTGCTGGACTGGCTCGGGCGCACCGGCAACAAATTCTCCACGCTGCGCGCAACGCTCTCATCGGGCTCGGCGCCGCCGCGCGCGATGGTCGAGAAGCTCAAGCGCGACTATGGCGTTGACTACATCCAGGCCTGGGGCATGACCGAGGCCTTGGGCTGCTCGATGCCGAGCCTGCGGCCTGGCTCCGAGCATCTCGGCGACAAGGAAAAATTCGACCGCCGCCAGGTATCGGGCCGCGCCTGCTTCGGCACCGCCTTGCGCATCGTCGATGACGCCGGCAATGAGCTGCCACGCGACGGCAAGACCGTCGGTCATCTGCGCGCGCGAGGCCCGTGGGTCGCCTCCGGCTACATGAAGTTAGATGAAGGCCTCGACCGTGACGGCTGGCTGATCACCGGCGACATGGCGGTGATCGACGGCCAAGGCCACGTCACGCTGACCGACCGCTCCAAGGACGTCATCAAGTCCGGCGGCGAATGGATCTCCTCGATCCAGCTCGAGGATGTCGCCCTGTCACATCCCGATGTGCTTCAGGCCGCGGTGGTCGCGATCAACCACGAGAAATGGCAGGAGCGCCCCTTGCTCCTCGTCGTGCGCAAGAAGGGCGCGACCGTGGACGGCAAGGCCCTGCTCGAGCACATGCGTCCGAAGATCGCGAGCTGGTGGATGCCCGACGCGGTCGAATTCCTGGACGAGTTTCCGATGACCGGCACAGGCAAGGTGCTGAAGTCGGCGTTGCGCGAGAAATTCAGGGAGTATCGCGTGGCGTGA
- a CDS encoding amidohydrolase family protein: MTFDTIFLNARFDGGARHHIAVKDGHIAAITSVDEKPAANEAIDLGNALVVPGFVEGHIHLDTSFYGDAWRPHKPCTDGFDVHERVAFQAQNMAEAAPMDVRARHQLDLCIANGTTQMRSHVMVDGSVGLKSLETILRVREEYKGLIDIQLVAFPQSGILMSPGTPQLLDEAVGIGADLVGGLDPASFDRDVEKHLDVVFGVAGKHGVDVDIHLHDMGTLGAFEIEQIAARTHALGMEGRVAVSHAYGLGDISMDQLKKIADILARSGVAIMTNAPGARPFPPILALRNAGVTVFSGNDNIRDSWWPYGDGDMLRRATTLGYRSGFNLDEELRVAFDVVTEAGARALRLEGYGLHVGAKADFVTLHAEHVPEAVVAVPQARSVYKEGRLVASSGKIIGKRG, translated from the coding sequence ATGACCTTCGATACGATCTTCCTCAACGCGCGCTTCGACGGCGGCGCCCGGCATCACATCGCGGTCAAGGATGGCCACATCGCCGCGATCACCTCCGTCGATGAGAAGCCCGCTGCAAACGAGGCCATCGACCTCGGCAACGCCCTCGTCGTTCCCGGCTTCGTCGAAGGCCACATCCATCTCGACACCAGCTTCTATGGCGACGCCTGGCGGCCGCACAAGCCATGCACCGACGGATTCGACGTCCATGAACGTGTCGCCTTCCAGGCCCAGAACATGGCCGAGGCCGCGCCGATGGATGTGCGCGCGCGCCATCAGCTCGATCTCTGCATCGCCAACGGCACCACGCAGATGCGCAGCCACGTCATGGTCGACGGCTCGGTCGGCCTGAAATCGCTCGAGACGATTTTGCGCGTGCGCGAGGAGTACAAGGGCCTGATCGACATCCAGCTCGTCGCCTTCCCTCAGAGCGGCATCCTGATGAGCCCGGGCACGCCGCAATTGCTGGACGAGGCCGTCGGGATCGGTGCCGACCTCGTCGGCGGGCTCGATCCCGCAAGCTTCGATCGCGACGTCGAGAAGCATCTCGACGTCGTGTTCGGTGTGGCCGGAAAACACGGCGTCGATGTCGACATCCATCTGCACGACATGGGCACGCTGGGCGCATTCGAGATCGAGCAGATCGCAGCGCGCACGCACGCGCTCGGCATGGAGGGCCGCGTTGCCGTCAGTCATGCTTACGGGCTCGGCGATATCTCCATGGATCAGCTCAAGAAGATCGCCGACATCCTCGCCCGCTCCGGCGTCGCGATCATGACCAACGCGCCGGGTGCCCGGCCCTTTCCGCCCATCCTCGCCCTGCGCAACGCCGGCGTCACCGTCTTCAGTGGCAACGACAACATCCGCGACTCCTGGTGGCCCTATGGCGACGGCGACATGCTGCGCAGGGCGACGACGCTCGGCTATCGCTCGGGCTTCAACCTCGACGAAGAATTGCGCGTCGCGTTCGATGTCGTCACCGAAGCCGGCGCCAGGGCGCTGCGGCTCGAAGGCTACGGCTTGCACGTCGGTGCCAAGGCCGATTTCGTGACGCTGCACGCGGAACATGTTCCCGAGGCCGTCGTCGCGGTGCCGCAGGCGCGTTCGGTCTACAAGGAAGGCAGGCTCGTCGCCTCCAGCGGTAAGATTATCGGGAAACGCGGCTAG
- a CDS encoding amino acid ABC transporter substrate-binding protein, which translates to MRLPTVLLALTCLAGAASAEDLSGTLQKVKETRKITLGYQEASVPFSYLDGNQKPVGFAMDICLRIVDAVKKQLGMPDIAVDTLAVTSSNRIPLMVNGTLDLHCSATTNNADRQKQVSFTNTHFLSATRFAARKAAKINTIDDLKGKAVTAVAGSVNLTQLAKVNTERNLGINIMPAKDQAEAFLLLETDRAQAYALDDVQLAVAIARSKEPQLFMISEETFSKPEPYGIMLRREDAPFKALADRATAELYASPEIEVLYRKWLESPTPPNGLNYNVPMSPALRNAFKKPSSSADPDVYVVN; encoded by the coding sequence ATGCGTCTTCCCACCGTTCTCCTGGCCCTGACATGTCTTGCCGGCGCCGCCTCAGCCGAGGACCTCTCGGGCACGCTCCAGAAGGTGAAGGAGACCAGAAAGATCACGCTGGGCTATCAGGAGGCCTCGGTCCCCTTCAGCTATCTCGACGGCAACCAGAAGCCGGTCGGCTTCGCCATGGACATCTGCCTCAGGATCGTGGACGCCGTGAAGAAGCAGCTCGGCATGCCCGACATCGCCGTCGACACGCTCGCCGTGACCTCGTCGAACCGGATTCCGCTGATGGTCAACGGCACGCTCGACCTGCATTGCTCGGCGACCACCAACAACGCCGACCGCCAGAAGCAGGTCTCCTTCACCAACACGCACTTCCTCAGCGCGACGCGGTTCGCCGCCAGGAAGGCCGCGAAGATCAACACCATCGACGATCTCAAGGGCAAGGCCGTGACGGCGGTGGCCGGATCGGTCAACCTGACCCAGCTCGCCAAGGTCAACACCGAGCGCAATCTCGGCATCAACATCATGCCGGCCAAGGACCAGGCCGAGGCCTTCCTGCTGCTGGAGACCGACCGCGCCCAAGCCTACGCGCTGGACGACGTCCAGCTCGCGGTCGCGATCGCCCGCTCGAAAGAGCCGCAGCTCTTCATGATCAGCGAAGAGACGTTCTCGAAGCCGGAGCCTTACGGGATCATGCTGCGCCGGGAGGACGCGCCTTTCAAGGCGCTGGCCGATCGCGCGACGGCGGAGCTGTACGCGAGCCCGGAGATCGAAGTGCTCTACAGGAAGTGGCTGGAATCGCCGACGCCGCCCAACGGCCTCAACTACAACGTCCCGATGTCGCCGGCCCTGCGCAACGCCTTCAAGAAGCCGAGCTCGAGCGCAGATCCGGATGTGTACGTGGTGAACTGA
- a CDS encoding glycoside hydrolase family 172 protein, with the protein MAFSGLGLHLGNLSRLSNAQTRSISPENFSGEKGKGGMSVDGPAARQARDLGQGWKVSPYVVIEPGATFTLADIEGQGAIQQIWMTLARGRLRHSILRVYWDDQTLPSVECPAGDFFACGWEEFAQVSSLAVCVNPGRAFNCYWEMPFRKRARFTLENRSEEQLTVYYQINYTLTEVPEDCAYFHAQFRRTNPLPYKEVYTILDGISGAGHYVGTYMAWGVNNNGWWGEGEIKFFIDGDGAFPTICGTGTEDYFCGAYNFDPHVAHSGQGPERQSRYQEFTTPYAGLPQVIRPDGVYKSQQRFGMYRWHIPDPVRFRSDLRVTIQALGWLPGVKEAKYLPLQDDIASVAFWYQTLPTAPFPKLPGPDYLEIG; encoded by the coding sequence ATGGCGTTTTCCGGATTGGGCCTGCATCTCGGCAATCTCTCGCGCCTGTCGAATGCGCAGACGCGCTCGATCAGCCCCGAGAACTTTTCGGGCGAAAAGGGCAAGGGCGGCATGTCCGTCGACGGCCCCGCCGCACGCCAGGCCCGCGATCTCGGCCAGGGCTGGAAAGTCTCTCCTTACGTCGTCATCGAGCCCGGCGCGACATTCACGCTCGCCGACATCGAAGGCCAGGGCGCGATCCAGCAGATCTGGATGACGCTGGCACGCGGACGTCTCCGTCATTCCATCCTTCGCGTTTACTGGGACGACCAGACGCTGCCGAGCGTGGAATGCCCGGCCGGCGATTTCTTCGCCTGCGGGTGGGAGGAGTTTGCACAGGTGTCCTCGCTCGCGGTCTGCGTCAATCCCGGTCGCGCCTTCAATTGCTATTGGGAGATGCCGTTCCGCAAGCGTGCGCGCTTCACGCTGGAGAATCGCAGCGAGGAGCAGCTCACCGTCTACTACCAGATCAACTACACGCTCACCGAAGTGCCCGAGGACTGCGCCTATTTCCACGCCCAATTCCGGCGCACCAACCCGCTGCCCTACAAGGAGGTCTATACCATCCTCGACGGCATCAGCGGCGCTGGCCATTATGTCGGCACCTACATGGCCTGGGGCGTCAACAACAATGGCTGGTGGGGCGAAGGCGAGATCAAGTTCTTCATCGACGGCGACGGTGCATTCCCGACCATCTGCGGCACCGGCACCGAGGACTATTTCTGCGGCGCCTATAATTTCGATCCCCATGTCGCCCATTCCGGCCAGGGCCCGGAACGCCAATCGCGCTATCAGGAATTCACCACGCCCTATGCCGGCCTGCCCCAGGTGATCCGCCCCGACGGCGTCTACAAGTCGCAGCAGCGTTTTGGCATGTACCGCTGGCACATCCCCGACCCCGTGCGCTTCCGCTCCGACCTGCGCGTGACGATCCAGGCGCTGGGATGGCTGCCCGGCGTCAAGGAAGCAAAATATCTTCCGCTGCAGGACGACATCGCCTCGGTGGCGTTCTGGTACCAGACGCTGCCGACCGCGCCGTTCCCGAAACTGCCCGGCCCGGATTATCTCGAGATCGGCTGA
- a CDS encoding acyl-CoA dehydrogenase family protein, with protein MLYPMSPKVAELKRKLESFMDRQIYPNEERFYREAEELGPWKVYPVVEELKPPARAEGLWNLFLPESSHGAGLTNLEYAPLCEVMGRSHLAPEVFNCSAPDTGNMEVLERYGTEKDKERWLKPLLAGEIRSCFAMTEPAVASSDATNIESSIMRDGDHYVINGRKWYTTNATDPRCKICIFMGKTDLDNADRHKQQSMILVPMDTPGIEVKRPLPVFGFYGVPDRASEVIFTNVRVPEENMLLGEGRGFEIAQGRLGPGRIHHCMRLIGLSERTLEKMCRRVRSRVAFGKPVSEQTVTQERIAEARIMIEQARLLTLNAAYAMDTVGNKVAKAEIAMIKVAVPNMACQIIDWAIQAHGGGGTSNDFGLTQAYATARLLRLADGPDEVHRNQIARFELKKYSNA; from the coding sequence ATGCTCTATCCAATGTCGCCCAAGGTCGCCGAGCTCAAGCGCAAGCTCGAGAGTTTCATGGACCGGCAGATCTATCCGAATGAGGAGCGATTCTATCGCGAGGCGGAGGAGCTCGGGCCGTGGAAAGTCTATCCCGTCGTCGAGGAGCTGAAACCGCCGGCGCGCGCCGAAGGCCTCTGGAATCTGTTCCTGCCGGAGTCGAGCCACGGCGCCGGCCTGACCAATCTCGAATACGCCCCGCTCTGCGAGGTCATGGGCCGCTCGCATCTCGCGCCCGAAGTTTTCAACTGCTCGGCGCCCGACACCGGCAACATGGAGGTGCTGGAACGCTACGGCACGGAGAAAGACAAGGAACGCTGGTTGAAGCCGCTGCTCGCAGGCGAAATCCGCTCCTGCTTCGCCATGACCGAGCCGGCGGTGGCCTCGTCCGACGCAACCAACATCGAAAGCTCGATCATGCGCGACGGCGACCATTACGTGATCAACGGCCGCAAATGGTACACGACCAATGCGACCGATCCGCGCTGCAAGATCTGTATCTTCATGGGCAAGACCGATCTTGACAATGCCGACCGGCACAAGCAGCAGTCGATGATCCTGGTGCCGATGGACACGCCGGGTATCGAGGTCAAGCGCCCCCTCCCCGTGTTCGGTTTCTACGGCGTGCCTGACAGAGCCTCCGAGGTGATCTTCACCAACGTTCGCGTGCCGGAGGAAAACATGCTGCTCGGCGAGGGCCGTGGCTTCGAGATCGCGCAGGGACGTCTTGGCCCCGGCCGCATCCATCACTGCATGCGGCTGATCGGGCTCTCCGAACGCACGCTGGAAAAGATGTGTCGCCGCGTGCGCAGCCGCGTCGCCTTCGGCAAGCCGGTTTCGGAGCAGACGGTGACGCAGGAGCGCATCGCCGAAGCCCGCATCATGATCGAGCAGGCCCGGCTGCTGACGCTCAACGCCGCCTACGCGATGGACACGGTCGGCAACAAGGTGGCGAAAGCCGAGATCGCGATGATCAAGGTCGCCGTGCCCAATATGGCCTGCCAGATCATCGACTGGGCAATCCAGGCCCATGGCGGCGGCGGCACGTCGAACGATTTCGGTTTAACGCAGGCCTACGCGACCGCTCGGCTGCTGCGGCTCGCCGACGGGCCGGACGAGGTGCACCGAAACCAGATCGCGCGGTTCGAGCTGAAGAAATATTCGAACGCGTAG
- a CDS encoding amidohydrolase family protein — translation MTTQTAFDLIFRNALLRSSATSVDIGVKSGRIAAIEPRLACEAVEVDVGGRLALPGFVDTHVHLDKACLLERCGHIHGTLGDAIRAVSAMKRDFGVDDVYARSARVLERAILHGTTRMRTHVEIDPRIGLRGFEAVKALKRDYAWAIDLSLCVFPQEGLTNDPGAEELLIQALRDGGEVIGGCPYTDTNPNAHLERIFDLAEAFDVDVDLHLDFDLDPSWWHLDEVCRQTERRNYQGRVAIGHATKLSALPPERMKAAAAQLATSGVAVTVLPATDLYLMGREATHNAPRGLTLAHKLAGDGVLCSIATNNVLNPFTPFGDASLLRMANFYANVAHASVSDFDTCLDLVTELPARLMNLGDYGIEVGNPADLIVLDTQDSRFAIAELPDIVMGFKAGQQTFARQRPELFRPRR, via the coding sequence ATGACCACCCAGACAGCCTTCGACCTGATCTTCCGTAACGCCCTGCTGCGATCATCCGCAACATCAGTCGATATCGGCGTGAAGAGCGGACGTATCGCAGCGATCGAACCCAGGCTCGCCTGCGAGGCCGTCGAGGTCGATGTCGGGGGACGGCTGGCCCTGCCCGGCTTCGTCGACACCCACGTCCATCTCGACAAGGCCTGCCTGCTTGAGCGCTGCGGGCACATCCACGGCACGCTGGGCGATGCCATCCGGGCCGTGTCGGCGATGAAGCGCGACTTTGGCGTGGACGACGTCTACGCGCGCAGCGCCCGGGTGCTTGAACGCGCCATCCTGCACGGCACGACGCGCATGCGCACGCATGTGGAGATCGACCCGCGCATCGGCTTGCGCGGCTTCGAGGCGGTCAAGGCGCTGAAGCGCGACTATGCCTGGGCGATCGACCTGTCGCTCTGCGTATTTCCGCAGGAGGGCCTGACAAACGACCCCGGAGCTGAGGAATTGCTGATCCAGGCGCTGCGCGACGGCGGCGAGGTGATCGGCGGCTGTCCCTATACGGACACCAACCCGAACGCCCATCTCGAACGCATCTTCGACCTCGCCGAGGCGTTCGACGTCGACGTCGATCTCCATCTCGATTTCGATCTCGATCCCTCCTGGTGGCATCTCGACGAGGTCTGCCGGCAGACCGAGCGGCGCAATTATCAGGGGCGCGTGGCAATCGGCCATGCCACAAAACTCTCGGCATTGCCGCCGGAGCGAATGAAGGCCGCCGCCGCGCAATTGGCGACATCAGGCGTTGCCGTCACCGTGCTGCCCGCGACCGACCTCTACCTCATGGGGCGCGAAGCCACCCACAATGCACCGCGCGGACTGACGCTCGCGCACAAGCTCGCGGGCGACGGCGTGCTGTGCTCGATCGCGACCAACAACGTGCTCAATCCCTTCACGCCATTCGGCGACGCCTCGTTGCTGCGGATGGCAAATTTCTATGCCAACGTCGCTCACGCCTCAGTCAGTGATTTCGATACCTGTCTCGATCTTGTCACCGAATTGCCGGCGCGGCTGATGAACCTCGGTGATTACGGCATCGAGGTCGGCAATCCCGCCGATCTCATCGTGCTCGACACCCAAGACAGCCGTTTTGCCATCGCGGAGCTGCCCGACATCGTGATGGGCTTCAAGGCGGGACAGCAGACGTTTGCGCGGCAACGGCCCGAACTATTCCGCCCAAGGCGCTAA